The DNA region ATAAACATGGACACATTTAACTTCTATACATTAATCAGATCACCTAAAATGTAATTCTGAGTAACTGTCTATAATAAGTGATATCAATAACCTAGAAAATATATAAGATAGATCACTATAAAACAAGAATTAGCTACGAAATTCGTCGCTAATCCTAATCTATCGTTAAATTAAGAGGATTAGTGATGGGCTTTTGTTGTTAAGCGACATGAGTTGTTTATAGctaattccttttatttttggacAACTTGTTGTATCGAAAGTACCAACTGGGTTCAGATGAACCCGATGCTATAAGGTTGTATTCGCTTTTCATTGCAACATGTCGAAAACAGAGAGTAGTGTAAAATTCCTTACACAGTcagtatatataagttaaatcgaAGCGTGAATAATTACCTTTTACAGTTAGTAGTAGCAGAGATGGGTATATTGGTAGTAACACCACAGCGTGAAGGGAGATTAGATGCAGCATCTGGTTTAAGATTAGTGTAACGTGCAGCAGCAGCCTTCATACATTCACAAGCATCTTGCCTGTCTTGTTGGGTTGGAGTCATTTGTACAAGGCTTTTCACACCATTACAACATGGCCCTGATGGATCTCCACCTTGTGTCAGGTAAGAGATACAAGGAGCCAATGTTGCATCAACTTGGCCACAATTGATTGCTTCTCCTAGTTGCACTACCACAGCTAGGAACATTAAGAAAGTAATCACAATTGccttcatatttttttcttgtttctttttagtttgttttcaGGTTTAATTGTGTATATGATGAGGAAATGGAGTTGAGTATATATAGTAGTTTAATTTGTCGGTGCTTGTGGACTAGATGGCGTTTGGAACATGGATAGCGTGTAGGACTTTGTAACGTTTTGCAGGAATTTGGCCTTTTAATTCCTCTTTTGGATGTCGTTTTGTTACTAAATTTAGTTAAAGGAACTCTGTGAGATGAGAAAAACGTTCTTTTGTGAAAGTTGTTCACGTGAATACTCACTCATCACTAGTATTTTCAGCATTTGCTACTTTTATGAGTTCCGTGAAGCCACTTGCCCAAAATATTAGTGAACCTCTTACCTAATTCGTTTTATTGGTGAGATAAAGATAATTATCCCGTGACATTTcatgggattattttatcctgTCCTTGGTAATGGGTATTATTTAGTCCCAAGATTATTATAACCCACCGTCTTAGTATAAATggtgggataagttatcccatagAGGATGTGACAAAATAATTTCATGGGATATCCTTGCTTATCTCATCCCACCAACCAAACGATCTAGAGTATTGTGAAATCTAAGTTTTCGTTTGTATTACACAAATGTGTTTGTTTTGATGtaaattatatttcttgatTATAGTGGTTACTATTATTTGGTTATGTTAAATTGTTGAaccaaaaataaagaagaccaAACTTTGCTAGTGATGAACATGCATGTTTCTCTTGCATTACTTACGTCAACGAACAATTGAACATTACGGTTAATCTTTAACATTCAAAATTATCTTCCGGTTAATACTTACCTGCCCCTAGTGTTTACATAATCATGCGGCATTCGCATGTTCTACCTTTTATATAAGTTCATTACCTGATTAGCAATCAAACACGGGTAGAAATGAACCTCGAAATAATTTTCCCGAAATAGAAACATTTTGCGTCATCCCAAACACACCAAATTAAAATCTTTGCTAAACACGTTGCTTGCGCATACACTACTACCTTGTGTTTAACTACCTCTATCACACGTAAAGTTCTTTCTCACTTCTCATTAAATTTGTCAACCGCAGCTTCATATAATTGCTTAATTGTTCTCTAATATTCTTATCTCTTTCTGTTTTTGGTTAAACTAATATTCTTATCTCAATATCAGATGGCATTGGAACTTCTTCAATAACCACCTAAATATTGATTATCTTGTTCCGTTCTTTGCTTTTAAGAAAAGACGTCTCATAAGATTATTTACATGTTTTTCCCTTCTCAACTTTATCACATTCTTTAGTTCGTTAAAAGGTTAAAATCAGTCTAAAATCTATCAACCCCCGTAAACTGAAAGAATGTGGACCTTTTGACATCAGAAGCACCAAATATGAATAACATTTTTCTCTCACCTTCGCAAAAGATAATAGCATGAACCCTGGGATTATGAATCAGAGCATTCACTCCGAGTTTATAAAGAAACTATTATCATTTCTGGGGTACCTTCAAGCTTGTCAAAACAAGGCAGGAACTATCATTCTACAGCTAGCTAGCTAACTGAGCACGTATAGAATCTATCAATATTATAACCATTTCAGTTCACGTTAGCCATTattatctccagaatcagccatcAAGCATAAAAAGATCTAGGCTCGCAGCTCAGCTTATGAGCATGTCCAGTTCAGAAGTCTCTTTGGAACTATGATTACTGTAAACAAGTAGAAAGGAAAATGTAGAAATAAAACCAATGCATTGAACCAACAAAGAACTGTCAGTAAAGCCCATCCCATCTGGGCATCAAGTGACTTGACAAACATTAAACTTACATTTCCACCAGTTAAGGCACAACAAAGTCCCGAAAAAATCAAGGTTCAGTGCCTGTGGTTTCTTCAAGCCAGATAACGATACAACTTCCTATCTGTTTTATCTCTCTCCAAGAATTCCCTCTCAATCAAAGACTCAATTCGTTTCTTTA from Lycium ferocissimum isolate CSIRO_LF1 chromosome 2, AGI_CSIRO_Lferr_CH_V1, whole genome shotgun sequence includes:
- the LOC132047101 gene encoding non-specific lipid-transfer protein A-like, with protein sequence MKAIVITFLMFLAVVVQLGEAINCGQVDATLAPCISYLTQGGDPSGPCCNGVKSLVQMTPTQQDRQDACECMKAAAARYTNLKPDAASNLPSRCGVTTNIPISATTNCKSVP